Proteins encoded together in one Catellatospora citrea window:
- the pknB gene encoding Stk1 family PASTA domain-containing Ser/Thr kinase: MDTQVADPLLGTLVDGRYRIRGRVARGGMATVYTAVDERLERTVALKIIHPAQVRDAAGQAFSLDRFTDEAKTIARLTHPNVVAVYDQGTHAGLPYLVMEYVRGRTLRDILAERRRLTPVEALAVMEQVLAALAAAHRAGLVHRDVKPENVLVAEAPTGGSHNLIDAVAKVADFGLARAVEASADDANGGQLMATVAYVAPELVTDGHADPRSDVYSAGIVLFEMLTGRVPYDAERPVDVAWQHVDRDVPPPSRIVAGLPPVLDELVASATRRSPGGRPTDAGALLTAVQAARENVTASTTTQRMRPVAQETVVVNHVVPHERPSWARLPDAQPAPRSRRRAPAPAPSSPLDRAKALYRKLKADPRGRTALTAGAVVLALLVLTGGWWLGFGRYEVTPQLTNLTKDQAITTLTQAGLEYKLLDPQYREDVPKDVVLVQNPPPGERVVRGGTVVLTLSAGPERYLVPDVVGKSWELAVADLQAAPLKLKAVQAGEKYDDLAPKGTVLSTDPKADTQVKPGDEIKVVVSKGKAPLSVPFVEGKSITEATDILQKMGLRVVVERVESDKPFDVVVKQTPANGAGAEPNDAVTLQVSNNQNVKAMPEVRNGRCGDAEGLLASMGLQVEVRGVLGDKNWFKVVNQDPAPNTAVQPGQHVVIECQLG; encoded by the coding sequence ATGGACACTCAGGTCGCCGATCCACTACTCGGCACACTCGTCGACGGGCGCTACCGCATCCGCGGTCGCGTAGCTCGTGGTGGCATGGCGACCGTCTACACAGCAGTGGACGAGCGCCTGGAGCGCACCGTCGCTCTGAAGATCATTCACCCGGCGCAGGTACGCGATGCCGCCGGCCAGGCGTTCAGCCTCGACCGCTTCACCGACGAGGCCAAGACCATCGCCCGGCTGACCCATCCCAACGTCGTCGCCGTCTACGACCAGGGCACCCACGCCGGCCTGCCCTACCTGGTGATGGAGTACGTGCGCGGCCGCACGCTGCGCGACATCCTCGCCGAGCGCCGCCGGCTCACCCCGGTCGAGGCCCTGGCCGTGATGGAGCAGGTGCTGGCGGCGCTGGCCGCGGCGCACCGTGCCGGCCTGGTGCACCGCGACGTCAAGCCCGAGAACGTGCTGGTCGCCGAGGCGCCGACCGGCGGCAGCCACAACCTCATCGACGCCGTCGCGAAGGTGGCCGACTTCGGCCTGGCCCGCGCCGTCGAGGCCAGCGCGGACGACGCCAACGGCGGGCAGCTCATGGCGACCGTCGCCTACGTCGCCCCCGAGCTGGTCACCGACGGCCACGCCGACCCGCGCAGCGACGTGTACAGCGCCGGGATCGTGCTGTTCGAGATGCTCACCGGCCGCGTGCCCTACGACGCCGAGCGCCCCGTCGACGTGGCCTGGCAGCACGTGGACCGTGACGTGCCGCCGCCGTCGCGCATCGTCGCCGGCCTGCCCCCGGTGCTGGACGAGCTGGTCGCCTCGGCGACCCGCCGCTCCCCCGGCGGCCGCCCCACCGATGCCGGCGCACTGCTGACGGCCGTGCAGGCGGCCCGGGAGAACGTCACCGCGAGCACCACCACGCAGCGGATGCGGCCGGTGGCGCAGGAGACCGTGGTGGTCAACCACGTCGTGCCCCACGAGCGCCCGTCCTGGGCCCGGCTGCCCGACGCGCAGCCCGCGCCGCGCTCGCGCCGCCGCGCCCCGGCGCCGGCCCCGAGCAGCCCGCTCGACCGGGCCAAGGCGCTGTACCGGAAGCTCAAGGCCGACCCGCGGGGCCGCACGGCGCTGACCGCGGGCGCGGTCGTGCTCGCCCTGCTGGTGCTGACCGGCGGCTGGTGGCTGGGCTTCGGCCGCTACGAGGTGACGCCGCAGCTGACGAACCTGACCAAGGACCAGGCCATCACCACGCTGACCCAGGCGGGCCTGGAGTACAAGCTGCTGGACCCGCAGTACCGGGAGGACGTGCCCAAGGACGTGGTGCTCGTGCAGAACCCGCCGCCCGGCGAGCGGGTCGTGCGCGGCGGCACGGTGGTGCTGACCCTGTCCGCCGGCCCCGAGCGCTACCTGGTGCCCGACGTGGTCGGCAAGTCCTGGGAACTGGCCGTCGCCGACCTGCAGGCCGCGCCGCTGAAACTGAAGGCGGTGCAGGCCGGGGAGAAGTACGACGACCTCGCCCCGAAGGGCACCGTGCTGTCGACCGACCCCAAGGCCGACACCCAGGTCAAGCCCGGCGACGAGATCAAGGTCGTGGTCAGCAAGGGCAAGGCCCCGCTGAGCGTGCCGTTCGTCGAGGGCAAGTCGATCACCGAGGCCACCGACATCCTGCAGAAGATGGGGCTGCGGGTGGTCGTCGAGCGCGTCGAGTCCGACAAGCCGTTCGACGTCGTGGTGAAGCAGACCCCCGCCAACGGCGCCGGCGCGGAACCCAATGACGCGGTGACGCTGCAGGTCAGCAACAATCAGAACGTCAAGGCGATGCCGGAGGTGCGCAACGGGCGCTGCGGCGACGCCGAGGGTCTGCTGGCCTCGATGGGGCTGCAGGTCGAGGTCCGCGGGGTGCTCGGCGACAAGAACTGGTTCAAGGTCGTCAACCAGGACCCCGCCCCGAACACGGCGGTACAGCCGGGACAGCACGTGGTGATCGAATGTCAGCTGGGATGA
- a CDS encoding deoxyribonuclease IV, with protein MSAGMTNAVGAHAPTAGGLAKAALAYVDTVAATAVQVFVGNPRGWARPAGDPRQDEAFTAGCHTRRIPSYVHASLLVNIGSPTAATVEQSREVLAHALVRAAAIGAHGVVFHAGSSVDAEHTPAAMRQVREVLLPLLDALPDDGPRLLVEPSAGGGRSLAARVEDLGPYLDAVDRHPRLGVCFDTCHAWAAGHDLAKPGGMTLTLDSLVEVCGPDRLGLVHANDSKDPVGSTRDRHEAIGKGMIGSEAFAEMFRHPAIAGVPIIVETPGETHAADISLLRGLR; from the coding sequence ATGTCAGCTGGGATGACGAACGCGGTGGGCGCGCACGCGCCGACGGCCGGTGGGCTGGCCAAGGCCGCCCTGGCGTACGTGGACACGGTCGCGGCCACGGCCGTGCAGGTCTTCGTGGGCAACCCGCGGGGCTGGGCCCGCCCGGCCGGCGACCCGCGCCAGGATGAGGCCTTCACCGCCGGCTGCCACACCCGCCGGATCCCGTCGTACGTGCACGCCTCGCTGCTGGTGAACATCGGCTCCCCCACCGCCGCGACGGTCGAGCAGTCCCGCGAGGTGCTGGCGCACGCGCTGGTGCGGGCCGCGGCGATCGGCGCGCACGGCGTGGTCTTCCACGCCGGCTCCTCGGTCGACGCCGAGCACACCCCGGCGGCGATGCGCCAGGTGCGCGAGGTCCTGCTGCCCCTGCTGGACGCGCTGCCCGACGACGGCCCGCGGCTGCTGGTCGAGCCCAGCGCGGGCGGCGGGCGGTCGCTGGCCGCCCGCGTGGAGGACCTCGGGCCCTACCTGGACGCGGTGGACCGCCACCCGCGGCTGGGCGTGTGCTTCGACACGTGCCACGCCTGGGCGGCCGGGCACGACCTGGCCAAGCCGGGCGGCATGACGCTCACCCTGGACTCCCTGGTGGAGGTCTGCGGCCCGGACCGGCTGGGTCTGGTGCACGCCAACGACTCCAAGGACCCGGTCGGGTCCACCCGCGACCGGCACGAGGCCATCGGCAAGGGCATGATCGGCTCGGAGGCGTTCGCCGAGATGTTCCGCCACCCGGCCATCGCCGGTGTGCCGATCATCGTCGAGACACCGGGTGAGACCCACGCCGCTGACATTTCCCTGCTCAGGGGCTTGCGCTAG
- a CDS encoding (2Fe-2S)-binding protein has protein sequence MFVCICERVRECEVRSVIRAGARCEESVGEACGAGTGCGSCLDRICDLIDEEKTDTLVAIAA, from the coding sequence GTGTTCGTGTGCATCTGTGAACGGGTTCGTGAGTGCGAAGTGCGCTCGGTGATCCGCGCGGGCGCGCGCTGCGAGGAGTCCGTCGGCGAGGCATGTGGTGCAGGAACCGGCTGCGGTTCCTGCCTGGACCGCATCTGTGACCTGATCGACGAGGAGAAGACCGACACGCTCGTGGCGATCGCCGCATAA
- the bfr gene encoding bacterioferritin, with the protein MGGYFTMQGDARVIEFLNEQLTAELTAINQYWLHYRMQENWGYTKLAKYTRHESIDEMKHADRLAERILFLDGLPNFQKLFALRIGETVKEQFECDMKVEVEAVERLRLGIDYMRSVGDVTSANIFEDILQDEEHHIDYLETQLGLIASLGEGLYLQNVTEHPEP; encoded by the coding sequence GTGGGGGGTTACTTCACCATGCAAGGCGACGCCCGAGTCATAGAGTTCCTCAACGAGCAGCTGACCGCCGAGCTCACCGCGATCAACCAGTACTGGCTGCACTACCGGATGCAGGAGAACTGGGGCTACACGAAGCTCGCGAAGTACACCCGGCACGAGTCGATCGACGAGATGAAGCACGCGGACCGCCTCGCCGAGCGGATCCTGTTCCTCGACGGCCTGCCGAACTTCCAGAAGCTCTTCGCGCTGCGCATCGGCGAGACCGTCAAGGAACAGTTCGAGTGCGACATGAAGGTCGAGGTCGAGGCCGTGGAGCGGCTGCGCCTCGGCATCGACTACATGCGCTCGGTCGGTGACGTGACCTCGGCCAACATCTTCGAGGACATCCTCCAGGACGAGGAGCACCACATCGACTACCTGGAGACCCAGCTCGGCCTGATCGCCAGCCTCGGCGAGGGCCTCTACCTCCAGAACGTCACGGAGCACCCGGAGCCCTGA
- a CDS encoding PIN domain-containing protein: MAELMLFLADKSAHELARRDEKAGRAFETLAVTGLLATCAMVQLEILYSARNRAEHRVLRAYLREHCVWLETTDAVLQRAVDLQEELFDRGMGRKPLPDLIIAAVAVHHDAVLVHNDRDFVDIATVASGLRQRWIVPPG; this comes from the coding sequence GTGGCGGAGCTGATGCTCTTCCTCGCCGACAAGTCTGCTCACGAGCTGGCCCGACGCGACGAGAAGGCGGGCCGCGCGTTCGAGACGCTGGCGGTGACGGGCCTGCTGGCGACCTGCGCCATGGTGCAGTTGGAGATCTTGTACTCCGCGCGGAACCGCGCCGAGCACAGGGTTCTCAGGGCCTACCTCCGTGAGCACTGCGTCTGGCTGGAGACCACCGACGCCGTGCTGCAGCGGGCTGTGGACCTGCAGGAGGAGTTGTTCGACCGGGGGATGGGCCGCAAACCGCTGCCGGATCTGATCATCGCCGCGGTGGCCGTCCACCACGACGCGGTGCTGGTGCACAACGACCGCGATTTCGTCGACATCGCCACCGTCGCGTCAGGTCTGCGGCAGCGCTGGATCGTGCCGCCTGGCTGA
- a CDS encoding type II toxin-antitoxin system VapB family antitoxin yields the protein MRTVIDLDDEALAEASAELGTTTKVATVNEALRLAAARRRTEEYLQLLRDLDLTEEDRAQAWRS from the coding sequence ATGCGTACGGTGATCGACCTCGACGACGAGGCGCTGGCTGAAGCGTCTGCTGAGCTGGGCACGACGACGAAGGTGGCGACGGTGAACGAGGCGCTGCGGCTCGCCGCGGCGCGTCGGCGCACCGAGGAGTATCTGCAACTGCTGCGCGATCTCGACTTGACCGAGGAGGACCGCGCGCAGGCGTGGCGGAGCTGA
- a CDS encoding threonine aldolase family protein — protein sequence MVDLRSDTVTKPTAAMRAAMASAEVGDDVYAEDPTVNALERKVAEMFGHEAALFAPTGSMANQIALQLIVPPAQELLCDANAHVVTYEIGAAAAIGGISSRTWPFAGGAIDVEQVAGMIRPDGYHAVPTRAIAVEQTHNMAGGVVIGMDTLRGLREAADTAGIAMHCDGARIWHAHIADGVPLAEYGALFDTLSVCLSKGLGAPVGSLVVGSAEKIAKARWIRKRMGGGMRQAGILAAAGVHALDNHIDRLAEDHVRARRLAEALAPFGVVDLDRVRTNLVILDLSKTALDAPTLAARAREQGVLVSALGPRTGRLITHLDIDDAAIDRAIDVLAAAFRA from the coding sequence ATGGTTGATCTTCGCAGCGACACCGTGACCAAGCCGACCGCCGCGATGCGGGCCGCGATGGCCTCCGCCGAGGTCGGTGACGACGTGTACGCCGAGGACCCGACCGTCAACGCGCTGGAGCGCAAGGTCGCGGAGATGTTCGGGCACGAGGCGGCGCTGTTCGCCCCGACCGGCTCGATGGCCAACCAGATCGCGCTGCAGCTGATCGTGCCGCCCGCGCAGGAGCTGCTGTGCGACGCGAACGCGCACGTGGTGACGTACGAGATCGGCGCGGCCGCGGCCATCGGCGGCATCTCCAGCCGCACCTGGCCCTTCGCGGGCGGGGCCATCGACGTGGAGCAGGTCGCCGGGATGATCCGCCCCGACGGGTATCACGCCGTGCCGACCCGGGCGATCGCGGTCGAGCAGACCCACAACATGGCCGGCGGCGTCGTCATCGGGATGGACACGCTGCGCGGACTGCGCGAGGCGGCAGACACCGCCGGGATCGCGATGCACTGCGACGGGGCCCGGATCTGGCACGCGCACATCGCCGACGGGGTGCCGCTGGCGGAGTACGGTGCGCTGTTCGACACGCTGTCGGTGTGCCTGTCCAAGGGCCTGGGCGCGCCGGTCGGCTCGCTGGTGGTGGGCAGCGCGGAGAAGATCGCGAAGGCGCGCTGGATCCGCAAGCGCATGGGTGGCGGGATGCGCCAGGCGGGCATCCTCGCCGCGGCCGGTGTCCACGCGCTGGACAACCACATCGACCGGCTGGCCGAGGACCACGTGCGGGCCCGGCGGCTGGCCGAGGCGCTGGCACCGTTCGGCGTGGTGGACCTGGACCGGGTGCGCACCAACCTGGTCATCCTCGACCTGTCCAAGACCGCCCTGGACGCGCCCACCCTGGCCGCCCGCGCCCGCGAGCAGGGGGTGCTGGTCAGCGCGCTCGGACCGCGCACCGGCCGCCTCATCACCCACCTGGACATCGACGACGCCGCCATCGACCGGGCGATCGACGTGCTGGCGGCCGCATTCCGCGCTTGA
- a CDS encoding class II 3-deoxy-7-phosphoheptulonate synthase: MRHEWHELRHPGLELGDNRQPGESGVTIGRPTSLASAEDLGLDHWRTLPRAQMPPWEDYDEVEQVCRVLDSVPSIVAPYEVDQLRQRLAQVCEGKAFLLQGGDCAETFADNTEGHLLANARTLLQMAVVLTYGASMPVVKVARVAGQYTKPRSQALDSLGLPAYRGDMINSLEPTPQARVADPQRMIRAYANAAAAMNMLRAYLGGGLGDLHAVHDWNRDFVRTSAFGERYEAIAREIDRALAFIRACGMTDEEALRTVTLYASHEALALEYDRALTRIADGQAYGLSGHFLWVGERTRDLDGAHLDFISRIANPIGVKLGPTTTPEYALRLCEMLNPDNIPGKLTLISRMGNHQVRDALPKLVETVRDSGAKVVWQCDPMHGNTHESSNGYKTRHFDRIVDEVLGYFEVHKMLGTHPGGIHIELTGEDVTECLGGAQALVDSDLPGRYETACDPRLNTQQSLELAFLVAEMLRG; encoded by the coding sequence ATGCGCCACGAATGGCATGAGCTCAGGCACCCCGGTCTCGAACTGGGCGACAACCGGCAGCCCGGCGAGTCCGGCGTCACCATCGGGCGGCCCACCAGCCTCGCCTCGGCGGAGGACCTCGGCCTGGACCACTGGCGCACCCTGCCGCGGGCGCAGATGCCGCCGTGGGAGGACTACGACGAGGTCGAGCAGGTGTGCCGGGTGCTGGACTCGGTGCCCTCGATCGTCGCGCCCTACGAGGTGGACCAGCTGCGCCAGCGGCTCGCGCAGGTCTGCGAGGGCAAGGCGTTCCTGCTGCAGGGCGGCGACTGCGCCGAGACGTTCGCCGACAACACCGAGGGCCACCTGCTGGCCAACGCCCGCACCCTGCTGCAGATGGCGGTGGTGCTGACGTACGGCGCGAGCATGCCGGTGGTCAAGGTCGCTCGGGTGGCCGGGCAGTACACCAAGCCGCGCTCGCAGGCGCTGGACTCCCTCGGCCTGCCCGCCTACCGCGGCGACATGATCAACTCGTTGGAGCCGACGCCGCAGGCCCGGGTCGCCGACCCGCAGCGCATGATCCGGGCGTACGCCAACGCGGCCGCCGCGATGAACATGCTGCGCGCGTACCTGGGCGGTGGCCTGGGCGACCTGCACGCGGTGCACGACTGGAACCGTGACTTCGTGCGCACCTCCGCCTTCGGGGAGCGCTACGAGGCCATCGCCCGCGAGATCGACCGGGCGCTCGCCTTCATCCGCGCCTGCGGCATGACCGACGAGGAGGCCCTGCGCACGGTCACCCTCTACGCCTCGCACGAGGCGCTGGCGCTGGAGTACGACCGGGCGCTGACGCGCATCGCCGACGGCCAGGCGTACGGGCTGTCCGGCCACTTCCTCTGGGTCGGCGAGCGCACCCGCGACCTCGACGGCGCGCACCTGGACTTCATCTCCCGCATCGCCAACCCGATCGGCGTGAAGCTCGGCCCGACCACCACGCCCGAGTACGCGCTGCGCCTGTGCGAGATGCTCAACCCGGACAACATCCCCGGCAAGCTCACGCTGATCAGCCGGATGGGCAACCACCAGGTCCGCGACGCGCTGCCGAAGCTGGTCGAGACGGTGCGCGACAGCGGCGCGAAGGTCGTCTGGCAGTGCGACCCGATGCACGGCAACACCCACGAGTCGTCCAACGGGTACAAGACCCGCCACTTCGACCGGATCGTCGACGAGGTGCTGGGCTACTTCGAGGTGCACAAGATGCTGGGCACCCACCCCGGTGGCATCCACATCGAGCTGACCGGCGAGGACGTCACCGAGTGCCTGGGCGGGGCGCAGGCCCTGGTCGACTCCGATCTGCCCGGCCGCTACGAGACCGCCTGCGACCCCCGCCTGAACACCCAGCAGTCCCTGGAACTGGCCTTCCTGGTAGCGGAGATGCTCCGCGGTTGA
- the proC gene encoding pyrroline-5-carboxylate reductase, with translation MYTVAVIGAGKIGEVLLSGLVKAGWPVDQIVATARREERAEQLRNRYGIRVLDNAEAVAAADVVAIAVKPQDAGALMAELGPQIPAGKLVISLCAGLPTGFFTKWLADGTPVVRVMTNTPALVDEAMTAISAGPHATAHHLGIAEELFSPLGRTIRVPESQQDAVTALSGSGPAYFYFLVEAMTDAGILLGLPRQVAHDLIVQTAIGSAIMLRDSGEHPVKLREAVTSPAGTTISAIRELENHGVRAAFLAALEAARDRAKEIADQAS, from the coding sequence ATGTATACCGTTGCCGTGATCGGGGCGGGGAAGATCGGCGAGGTGCTGCTGTCGGGGCTGGTCAAGGCCGGGTGGCCGGTGGACCAGATCGTCGCGACGGCGCGGCGGGAGGAGCGGGCCGAGCAGCTGCGCAACCGGTACGGCATCAGGGTGCTGGACAACGCCGAGGCGGTGGCCGCCGCCGACGTGGTGGCGATTGCGGTGAAGCCGCAGGACGCCGGTGCGCTGATGGCCGAACTCGGGCCGCAGATCCCGGCCGGGAAGCTGGTGATCTCGCTGTGTGCCGGTCTGCCGACCGGTTTCTTCACCAAGTGGCTGGCCGACGGCACGCCCGTGGTGCGGGTCATGACGAACACCCCCGCCCTGGTCGACGAGGCGATGACGGCGATCTCGGCCGGGCCGCACGCCACGGCGCACCACCTGGGGATCGCCGAGGAGCTGTTCTCGCCGCTGGGCCGCACGATCCGGGTGCCGGAGAGCCAGCAGGACGCGGTCACCGCGCTGTCCGGCTCCGGCCCGGCGTACTTCTACTTCCTGGTCGAGGCGATGACCGACGCGGGCATCCTGCTCGGGCTGCCCCGCCAGGTCGCGCACGACCTCATCGTGCAGACCGCGATCGGCTCCGCCATCATGCTGCGCGACTCGGGGGAGCACCCGGTGAAGCTGCGCGAGGCGGTCACCTCGCCCGCGGGCACCACCATCTCCGCCATCCGCGAGCTGGAGAACCACGGCGTGCGCGCCGCGTTCCTGGCCGCGCTGGAGGCCGCCCGCGACCGGGCCAAGGAGATCGCCGACCAGGCGTCCTGA
- a CDS encoding 6-phosphofructokinase, protein MRIGVLTGGGDCPGLNAVIRAVVRKGVGTYGHEFVGFRDGWKGPLEGITRPLGIPEVRGILPRGGTILGSSRTNPFKIEGGVERIKQNLADMGVDALVAIGGEDTLGVATKLTELGVNVVGVPKTIDNDLGATDFTFGFDTAVNIAMEAIDRLHTTAESHHRTVVVEVMGRHAGWIALHAGLAGGANVILLPEQKFDLDKVVEHVETRFKTNYSPIIVISEGAMPTDGDMITLNGELDAFGHVRLGGIGNWLADQLEKRTGKEARAVVLGHTQRGGTPTAFDRVLATRFGLHAIDAVHEGDFGKMVALRSTEIVRVPLADATRELKTVPPHRYAEAEAFFG, encoded by the coding sequence ATGCGTATCGGCGTACTCACCGGCGGCGGCGACTGCCCCGGTCTCAACGCGGTCATCCGCGCCGTGGTCCGCAAGGGCGTGGGCACCTACGGGCACGAGTTCGTCGGGTTCCGCGACGGCTGGAAGGGACCGCTGGAGGGCATCACCCGCCCGCTGGGCATCCCTGAGGTCCGCGGCATCCTGCCGCGCGGCGGCACGATCCTGGGCTCGTCCCGCACCAACCCCTTCAAGATCGAAGGCGGCGTGGAGCGGATCAAGCAGAACCTGGCCGACATGGGCGTGGACGCGCTCGTGGCGATCGGCGGCGAGGACACCCTCGGGGTGGCCACCAAGCTGACCGAGCTGGGCGTGAACGTCGTCGGCGTGCCGAAGACGATCGACAACGACCTGGGTGCGACCGACTTCACGTTCGGTTTCGACACCGCGGTCAACATCGCCATGGAGGCGATCGACCGGCTGCACACCACGGCCGAGTCGCACCACCGCACCGTGGTCGTCGAGGTCATGGGCCGCCACGCGGGCTGGATCGCGCTGCACGCGGGCCTCGCCGGCGGCGCGAACGTGATCCTGCTCCCCGAGCAGAAGTTCGACCTGGACAAGGTCGTCGAGCACGTGGAGACCCGGTTCAAGACCAACTACTCGCCGATCATCGTGATCTCCGAGGGCGCCATGCCGACCGACGGTGACATGATCACCCTCAACGGCGAGCTGGACGCGTTCGGCCACGTGCGCCTCGGCGGCATCGGCAACTGGCTGGCCGACCAGCTGGAGAAGCGCACCGGCAAGGAGGCGCGCGCGGTCGTGCTGGGCCACACCCAGCGCGGTGGCACGCCCACGGCCTTCGACCGGGTGCTCGCCACCCGCTTCGGCCTGCACGCGATCGACGCGGTCCACGAGGGTGACTTCGGCAAGATGGTCGCCCTGCGCAGCACCGAGATCGTCCGCGTACCCCTCGCCGACGCGACCCGCGAGCTCAAGACCGTCCCCCCGCACCGCTACGCCGAGGCAGAGGCCTTCTTCGGCTAG
- a CDS encoding polyadenylate-specific 3'-exoribonuclease AS produces MAYRYFYDCEFIEDGVTIDLVSIGVVDEFGREFYAVSTEFDPSRAIPWVRDNVLNLLPSPADKAWRSRERIRTELLEFLTEPLQGRPQETIELWAWYGAYDHVCLAQLWGAMVTLPRAIPRFTKELRQLWDDKGRPTLPEAATARHDALVDARHNLARFRAMTARKRKDAKPPAVDAG; encoded by the coding sequence GTGGCCTACCGCTATTTCTACGACTGCGAGTTCATCGAGGACGGAGTCACCATCGACCTGGTCTCGATCGGCGTGGTCGACGAGTTCGGGCGGGAGTTCTACGCCGTCTCCACCGAGTTCGACCCGTCCCGGGCCATCCCGTGGGTGCGCGACAACGTGCTCAACCTGCTGCCGTCCCCGGCGGACAAGGCGTGGCGCTCGCGCGAGCGCATCCGCACCGAGCTGCTGGAGTTCCTCACCGAGCCGCTGCAGGGCCGCCCGCAGGAGACGATCGAGCTGTGGGCCTGGTACGGCGCGTACGACCACGTGTGCCTGGCGCAGCTGTGGGGCGCGATGGTGACGCTGCCCCGGGCCATCCCGCGCTTCACCAAGGAGCTGCGCCAGCTGTGGGACGACAAGGGGCGCCCGACGCTGCCCGAGGCGGCGACGGCCCGGCACGACGCGCTCGTGGACGCCCGGCACAACCTGGCCCGCTTCCGGGCGATGACGGCGCGTAAGCGCAAGGACGCCAAGCCGCCCGCGGTGGACGCGGGGTGA
- a CDS encoding DUF1028 domain-containing protein, translating into MTFSIVARSADGVAHGVAVASKFLAVGAAVPAAEAAVGALATQSYANLAYRPQGLALLRTGTAAGDVVAGLTAADPGRESRQLGVVGRTGDGATFTGADCHGWAGGRTGDGYAIQGNILAGPEVVAAMETAWLSSAPSAALARRLLAALRAGDGAGGDKRGRQSAALLVVAPGQGYGGTSDVVVDLRVDDHPDPCAELARLLDIHTLLFDKPDPATLLPLRDAVADEVRALLAARGHAQSDLDAALSDWAGIENLEERMVPGHIDPLVLTHLRT; encoded by the coding sequence ATGACGTTCTCGATCGTCGCGCGTTCGGCCGACGGGGTCGCACACGGGGTCGCCGTAGCCAGCAAGTTCCTGGCCGTCGGGGCCGCGGTGCCCGCCGCCGAGGCCGCCGTCGGCGCGCTGGCCACCCAGTCCTACGCCAACCTGGCCTACCGGCCGCAGGGGCTGGCGCTGCTGCGCACCGGCACCGCGGCCGGCGACGTGGTGGCCGGGCTCACCGCCGCCGACCCAGGCCGCGAATCCCGCCAGCTCGGCGTCGTGGGACGCACCGGCGACGGCGCGACGTTCACCGGCGCGGACTGCCACGGCTGGGCGGGCGGCCGCACCGGCGACGGGTACGCGATCCAGGGCAACATCCTCGCCGGGCCCGAGGTGGTCGCCGCGATGGAGACCGCCTGGCTGTCCTCGGCGCCGTCGGCGGCGCTGGCGCGGCGGCTGCTCGCGGCGCTGCGCGCGGGCGACGGGGCGGGCGGCGACAAGCGCGGGCGGCAGAGCGCGGCGCTGCTCGTCGTCGCCCCCGGCCAAGGCTACGGCGGCACCAGCGACGTCGTGGTGGACCTGCGCGTGGACGACCACCCCGACCCGTGCGCCGAGCTGGCCCGCCTGCTCGACATCCACACGCTGCTGTTCGACAAGCCCGACCCGGCCACCCTGCTGCCCCTGCGCGACGCCGTCGCCGACGAGGTGCGCGCCCTGCTCGCCGCCCGCGGCCACGCGCAGTCCGATCTCGACGCGGCCCTGTCCGACTGGGCCGGCATCGAGAACCTCGAGGAGCGCATGGTCCCCGGCCACATCGACCCCCTGGTCCTCACCCACCTCCGCACCTGA